Proteins encoded together in one Thermococcus sp. window:
- a CDS encoding DUF835 domain-containing protein: VFWITRAKEGKLEEKPLIYAISPTKIEILTDLIARALAQGYRTIYVEAFEYLMLENGFENSIKFLLNLKDRVVAEGGTLVLVINPEVLNEKQRRIIEREFEEFS, encoded by the coding sequence GTGTTCTGGATTACCCGCGCCAAGGAGGGTAAGCTTGAGGAGAAGCCCCTAATTTACGCGATAAGTCCAACGAAGATAGAGATACTCACCGATTTAATCGCCCGCGCGCTGGCACAGGGGTATAGAACGATATACGTCGAGGCCTTTGAGTACCTCATGCTCGAGAACGGCTTTGAAAACTCAATCAAGTTCCTTTTGAACCTCAAGGATCGCGTCGTTGCCGAGGGAGGAACCTTAGTACTTGTTATAAACCCGGAGGTTCTGAACGAAAAGCAGAGAAGAATAATAGAAAGGGAATTCGAGGAGTTTAGCTGA
- a CDS encoding CBS domain-containing protein, whose amino-acid sequence MVGIQVQEVMTDRFQKIDIDAPLSEAIGIFEKEDPDLILVFDGNLYKGVLTQDLIIRSHLKWDPTKAKVRDVYRPAPVVKPDEDLSKAAKLMIEVDLRSLPVGESKAEIIGVINDIAVLERVAETDFGKKKVEEFMTKDVITLRPDDTVAKALATMRDHAISRIPVVNEEGRLEGLVTLHDLILRFIKPRFRTKAGELAGEKIPPFSMPLRDVMIRGVITVLPDAKVREAVATMKDNNIDGLVVVNENNKVVGILTVKDLLLPISKMTEKEARFYLQLGGDASILSDFTRERIIEDIKRFVDGYEDLLGQEGIIYLYIRRFPEKFRGVHLYQARMRVVTDRGVFVATGETWGAIQAVHDALRAIERQLLQKAELEKDTRYAKRFLEKLGLS is encoded by the coding sequence ATGGTCGGAATTCAGGTGCAGGAGGTAATGACGGACAGGTTCCAGAAGATAGACATAGATGCCCCCCTTTCTGAGGCAATTGGCATCTTCGAAAAGGAAGACCCCGACCTTATTCTCGTCTTCGATGGAAATCTGTACAAAGGCGTTCTCACCCAAGACTTAATTATACGCTCCCACCTCAAGTGGGACCCAACCAAGGCGAAGGTTAGGGACGTTTACAGACCAGCCCCCGTTGTGAAACCTGATGAGGACCTCAGCAAGGCCGCCAAGCTCATGATTGAGGTTGACCTCCGCTCACTCCCTGTTGGGGAGTCGAAGGCTGAAATAATCGGTGTTATAAACGATATAGCCGTTCTTGAGAGGGTCGCTGAGACAGATTTTGGAAAGAAAAAAGTGGAGGAGTTCATGACCAAGGACGTTATAACACTCCGGCCTGACGATACAGTCGCCAAAGCCCTGGCAACTATGCGCGACCATGCAATCTCGAGGATTCCCGTAGTTAACGAGGAAGGTAGGTTGGAAGGCCTTGTAACGCTCCACGACCTTATCCTGCGCTTCATAAAACCGCGCTTCAGAACCAAAGCAGGGGAACTCGCTGGGGAGAAGATACCCCCCTTCAGCATGCCCCTTCGGGATGTGATGATTAGGGGTGTTATAACAGTTCTCCCCGATGCCAAAGTCAGAGAAGCCGTTGCGACTATGAAAGACAACAATATAGATGGTCTTGTCGTCGTCAACGAGAACAACAAAGTCGTTGGTATCCTTACGGTCAAGGACCTGCTCCTACCGATTTCAAAGATGACTGAAAAAGAGGCAAGGTTCTACCTCCAGCTCGGCGGTGACGCCTCAATCCTCAGTGACTTCACCAGGGAGAGAATCATAGAGGACATCAAGCGCTTCGTTGACGGCTACGAGGACCTGCTCGGTCAGGAGGGCATAATATACCTCTACATAAGGCGTTTTCCCGAGAAGTTCAGGGGAGTCCACCTCTACCAGGCCAGAATGAGGGTTGTTACTGACAGGGGCGTCTTCGTTGCAACGGGCGAGACCTGGGGTGCGATACAGGCAGTCCACGACGCCCTGAGGGCAATAGAGAGGCAGCTCCTCCAGAAAGCGGAACTTGAGAAGGACACGCGCTACGCTAAGCGCTTCCTTGAGAAGCTCGGTCTCAGCTAA